A section of the Methanosarcina mazei S-6 genome encodes:
- the tnpB gene encoding IS200/IS605 family element RNA-guided endonuclease TnpB, which translates to MVKAFKFRLYPTTAQAVQLNQHIGSCRFVYNWALDQKIKTYEQTGKSISRFDLNKLIPTLKASNEWLGEVNSQSLQGMTKQVESAFTRFFRGKTGFPKFKSKKNPIQSFPVPQHYSVDFEKNTIKLPKIEPIKAVFHRKFEGELKTATVSRTCKGHYYISILVEDGKELPVKEAFAESTTIGIDVGIKDFAVLSNGEKIENPKYLKNSLKRLKVLQKRVSKKQKGSKNRAKAKQRLAVLHDKITNQRNDFQNKLSFKLISENQAVALETLNVKGMVKNHHLAQSISDSAWSSFVTKLEYKAEWFGKTILRIGQFEPSSKLCSVCGYHNKELQLKDREWTCPDCKTKHDRDINAAINIKKFALVDQNLIGL; encoded by the coding sequence ATGGTGAAAGCGTTCAAATTTAGACTCTATCCTACAACTGCACAAGCTGTTCAATTGAATCAGCATATAGGTAGCTGTAGATTTGTCTACAATTGGGCGTTGGATCAAAAAATTAAAACTTACGAACAAACAGGAAAATCAATTTCCAGATTTGACTTAAACAAATTAATTCCTACTCTAAAGGCTTCTAATGAATGGTTAGGTGAAGTCAACTCTCAATCATTACAGGGGATGACTAAGCAGGTTGAATCTGCTTTCACTCGGTTTTTTAGAGGGAAGACCGGATTCCCTAAGTTTAAGTCTAAGAAAAATCCTATACAATCTTTCCCTGTACCTCAGCACTACTCCGTAGACTTTGAAAAAAACACTATTAAGCTTCCTAAAATAGAACCAATTAAAGCAGTTTTTCACCGGAAGTTTGAAGGAGAACTTAAAACAGCTACGGTATCAAGGACTTGTAAAGGGCATTACTATATCAGTATCCTTGTTGAAGATGGTAAAGAACTTCCAGTAAAGGAAGCTTTCGCAGAATCAACAACAATAGGAATTGATGTAGGTATCAAAGATTTTGCAGTTCTTTCTAATGGAGAAAAAATTGAAAATCCTAAGTACCTGAAAAACTCTCTTAAGAGGCTTAAAGTTCTTCAGAAAAGAGTTTCGAAGAAACAAAAAGGCTCTAAGAATAGGGCAAAAGCTAAACAAAGACTTGCTGTACTCCATGATAAAATAACTAATCAGAGAAATGATTTCCAGAACAAACTCTCTTTTAAACTGATAAGCGAAAACCAAGCTGTAGCTCTGGAAACATTAAATGTTAAAGGCATGGTTAAGAATCATCATTTAGCACAGTCTATTAGTGATTCTGCATGGAGTAGTTTTGTAACAAAGTTAGAATATAAGGCTGAATGGTTCGGGAAAACTATCTTAAGAATCGGACAATTTGAACCATCTTCCAAGCTCTGTAGTGTATGTGGATACCACAATAAAGAGCTTCAGTTAAAAGACAGGGAATGGACTTGTCCTGACTGTAAAACAAAACATGATAGAGACATTAATGCCGCTATCAATATCAAGAAATTTGCTCTCGTAGATCAAAATCTAATTGGATTGTAA
- a CDS encoding 2-oxoacid:acceptor oxidoreductase subunit alpha: MEVKFLDYTLRVGGEAGQGLQTIGGALAKIFSRKGYHVFTHQDYMSRIRGGHNFYQLRFSDREVMASKELVDILLALDLNTIEIHKNSVREDGFILYDSESMKKKFEGPQFIDIPFRKIALDVGKKSVMANTVATGAVLGLLDLGLDLLNDILRVTFEDKGKEIIEQNIACAEAGYNYAHSNCSRCEAFGIPEPEARKLLLIDGVQAIGMGALMSGCTFYSAYPMSPSTGILNYLASRAEEYGLVIEQAEDEIAAINMTIGASFAGARAMTGTSGGGFSLMAEGISLAGITETPLVLAEMQRPGPATGLPTRTEQGDLLFVLNAGHGEFPRVIFEPGTPEQAFYLTSKAFELAEKYQIPVFILSDQYLGESEWTFESFDLKRPVYNDYRVREKDLEGAEDYKRYGYTDTGISPLAVPGEAGKHLVVADSDEHDEEGHIIEDAETRIKMVQKRLLKKLPLIKEEIEAPLLYGDSSPEIVLVGHGSTYGVIKEIVDIFSKDKKIAMMHFSQIYPFPERDRFDYIEFLKNANLVISVENNATGQFAKLMRAETGFEFARQILKYDGRPFTIEKLKEEIDACL; encoded by the coding sequence TTGGAGGTTAAGTTTCTGGACTACACACTTCGAGTAGGGGGAGAAGCCGGGCAGGGGTTACAGACAATAGGAGGAGCCCTTGCAAAAATCTTTTCCAGAAAAGGGTATCACGTTTTCACGCACCAGGACTATATGTCCAGGATACGCGGTGGACATAACTTCTATCAACTCCGCTTTTCTGACCGGGAAGTAATGGCTTCTAAAGAGCTAGTTGATATTCTTCTGGCTCTCGACCTTAATACGATAGAAATCCATAAGAATAGTGTTAGAGAAGACGGGTTTATTCTATATGACTCCGAGAGCATGAAAAAGAAATTTGAAGGCCCTCAGTTTATAGATATCCCTTTCAGAAAAATAGCTCTCGACGTCGGAAAGAAAAGTGTCATGGCAAATACCGTAGCAACGGGGGCAGTGCTGGGACTCCTTGACCTTGGGCTGGATCTTCTGAACGATATTTTGAGGGTAACTTTCGAAGACAAAGGGAAGGAAATAATAGAACAAAACATAGCCTGTGCAGAGGCGGGGTATAATTATGCCCATTCAAACTGCTCCCGCTGTGAAGCTTTCGGAATTCCCGAGCCTGAAGCAAGAAAACTTCTGCTAATAGACGGGGTTCAGGCAATAGGTATGGGAGCCCTCATGTCAGGCTGCACTTTCTACTCGGCATACCCGATGTCACCTTCAACAGGAATTCTGAACTATCTTGCTTCCAGGGCTGAAGAATACGGTCTTGTGATTGAGCAGGCTGAGGACGAAATAGCGGCAATCAATATGACAATAGGGGCTTCCTTTGCAGGCGCCAGAGCTATGACCGGCACTTCCGGAGGAGGTTTTTCCCTCATGGCAGAAGGCATTTCCCTGGCAGGGATTACCGAAACCCCTCTCGTGCTCGCAGAAATGCAGCGCCCGGGGCCTGCTACCGGGTTGCCCACACGTACAGAACAGGGAGACCTGCTTTTTGTCCTGAATGCAGGGCACGGAGAATTTCCAAGGGTAATCTTTGAGCCGGGAACCCCGGAACAGGCGTTTTACCTTACCAGTAAAGCCTTTGAACTTGCAGAAAAGTACCAGATCCCTGTTTTTATCCTGTCAGACCAGTATCTCGGGGAGTCTGAATGGACTTTTGAAAGCTTTGACCTCAAACGCCCTGTATATAATGATTACAGGGTCAGGGAAAAAGATCTGGAGGGGGCAGAAGATTATAAACGCTACGGATACACAGATACTGGAATCTCTCCTCTCGCAGTCCCCGGAGAAGCAGGAAAGCATCTCGTTGTTGCAGATAGTGATGAGCATGACGAAGAAGGGCACATTATAGAGGACGCCGAAACGCGCATAAAAATGGTCCAGAAAAGGCTGCTGAAAAAACTGCCTCTAATAAAGGAAGAAATCGAAGCTCCGTTGCTGTACGGGGATTCCTCTCCGGAAATAGTGCTCGTAGGGCACGGCTCTACTTACGGTGTGATAAAAGAAATAGTGGACATATTTTCAAAGGATAAAAAAATTGCAATGATGCACTTCAGCCAGATTTATCCGTTTCCCGAAAGGGACAGGTTTGATTACATAGAATTCCTTAAAAATGCAAATCTTGTTATTTCTGTTGAAAACAACGCCACAGGGCAATTTGCAAAACTCATGCGAGCCGAAACAGGCTTCGAATTCGCCCGCCAGATCTTGAAATATGACGGAAGACCTTTTACCATAGAAAAACTGAAGGAGGAAATCGATGCCTGCCTCTGA